A genomic stretch from Cellulomonas sp. KRMCY2 includes:
- a CDS encoding NAD-dependent protein deacetylase — translation MSTSTSTADAARPEAVDRAADVLSGRRVAVLTGAGISTDSGIPDYRGPDSPPRRPMTYQQFVSDPAFRRTYWARNHVGWQHVHRTLPNAGHSALAELEARGVVLGVITQNVDRLHQLAGSRRVIDLHGSYVDVVCLACEARTGRADLARRLEALNPGFTKTVAAVADVEIAPDADAVIESTAGFVVADCERCGGMLKPDIVYFGENVPRARVADAFAVVDGADALLVAGSSLAVLSGLRFVRHAARSQLPVVIVNRGATRGDELATVRVEAGTSETLVHLAEVLPAVG, via the coding sequence ATGTCGACCTCCACCTCCACCGCGGACGCCGCCCGGCCCGAGGCGGTGGACCGAGCCGCGGACGTGCTGTCCGGTCGGCGGGTGGCCGTGCTGACCGGCGCCGGCATCTCGACGGACTCGGGCATCCCCGACTACCGCGGTCCGGACTCTCCTCCCCGGCGGCCGATGACCTACCAGCAGTTCGTCTCCGACCCGGCCTTCCGGCGCACCTACTGGGCCCGCAACCACGTCGGCTGGCAGCACGTCCACCGCACGCTGCCCAACGCCGGCCACAGCGCCCTGGCCGAGCTGGAGGCACGCGGCGTCGTGCTCGGCGTGATCACCCAGAACGTCGACCGGCTGCACCAGCTCGCCGGGAGCCGCCGCGTCATCGACCTGCACGGCAGCTACGTCGACGTCGTGTGCCTCGCCTGCGAGGCCCGCACCGGCCGGGCGGACCTCGCGCGTCGCCTCGAGGCGCTCAACCCGGGCTTCACCAAGACGGTCGCCGCGGTGGCCGACGTGGAGATCGCGCCGGACGCCGACGCCGTGATCGAGTCGACCGCGGGCTTCGTCGTCGCCGACTGCGAGCGCTGCGGCGGGATGCTCAAGCCGGACATCGTCTACTTCGGCGAGAACGTGCCCAGGGCGAGGGTGGCCGACGCCTTCGCCGTCGTGGACGGCGCCGACGCGCTGCTCGTCGCCGGGTCGTCGCTCGCCGTGCTGTCCGGGTTGCGCTTCGTCCGGCACGCCGCCAGGTCGCAGCTGCCCGTCGTCATCGTCAACCGGGGTGCCACCCGCGGCGACGAGCTCGCCACCGTCCGGGTCGAGGCCGGGACGTCGGAGACGCTCGTCCACCTCGCGGAGGTCCTCCCGGCGGTCGGCTGA
- a CDS encoding YciI family protein gives MTQYLLSVHGSDADPVPDNVDDLYAAVDRFNADLQRSGSWVFAGGLHPAHTATVVDATRTGDPVVTDGPYLESKEHLGGFWIVDVPDLDAALELARRGSAACAGPVEVRPFQDEPQA, from the coding sequence ATGACGCAGTACCTGCTGTCGGTCCACGGCAGCGACGCCGACCCCGTCCCGGACAACGTCGACGACCTCTATGCGGCCGTCGACCGGTTCAACGCCGATCTCCAGCGGTCCGGCTCGTGGGTGTTCGCCGGCGGTCTGCACCCGGCGCACACCGCCACGGTGGTCGATGCGACCCGCACGGGCGACCCGGTCGTCACCGACGGGCCCTACCTCGAGTCCAAGGAGCACCTCGGCGGCTTCTGGATCGTCGACGTCCCCGACCTCGACGCCGCGCTCGAGCTGGCCCGCAGGGGGTCCGCGGCCTGCGCCGGGCCCGTCGAGGTGCGCCCGTTCCAGGACGAGCCGCAAGCCTGA
- the tadA gene encoding tRNA adenosine(34) deaminase TadA, protein MREDDERHMQLALAEARLAPATGDVPVGAVVVGPDGAVLARGRNAREATGDPTAHAEIIALREAAAAVGRWRLDECTLVVTLEPCAMCAGAIVLARIRRLVLGAWDPKAGAAGSVHDLVRDRRLNHRVELVGGVLEQDCGTLLREFFATQR, encoded by the coding sequence ATGCGCGAGGACGACGAGCGGCACATGCAGCTGGCCCTGGCCGAGGCGCGCCTGGCTCCCGCCACCGGGGACGTGCCGGTCGGTGCTGTGGTCGTCGGGCCTGACGGCGCGGTCTTGGCCCGCGGTCGCAATGCCCGGGAGGCGACGGGGGACCCGACAGCCCACGCCGAGATCATCGCCCTGCGCGAGGCTGCGGCCGCCGTCGGACGATGGCGGCTGGACGAGTGCACGCTCGTCGTGACGCTCGAGCCGTGCGCCATGTGCGCCGGGGCGATCGTGCTGGCGCGGATCCGGCGCCTGGTGCTCGGCGCCTGGGACCCCAAGGCCGGTGCGGCCGGCTCGGTGCACGACCTGGTCCGGGACCGGCGCCTCAATCACCGGGTCGAGCTGGTCGGCGGGGTCCTCGAGCAGGACTGCGGAACGCTCCTGCGCGAGTTCTTCGCGACGCAGCGCTGA
- a CDS encoding dihydrofolate reductase family protein encodes MKLTLNAFVSLDGVMQGPGGPDEDRSDGFDQGGGVVPFVDEEFGAIVGDWFAKTDEILLGRTTYDMMQAFWSQITDPDDVVATVLNTRPKHVVSTTLREPSWRNSSVIAGDVVAAVELLKAKPGGELQVHGSCALAHTLHDAGLIDQYRLIVFPVVVGQGKRLFRDGSAPGSFTLIGSTTTSTGAVALTLQPAGVLDRGDIEVIDGKEVIHQA; translated from the coding sequence ATGAAGCTCACCCTCAACGCGTTCGTCAGCCTCGACGGCGTCATGCAGGGACCCGGCGGACCGGACGAGGACCGATCGGACGGCTTCGACCAGGGCGGGGGGGTCGTCCCCTTCGTGGACGAGGAGTTCGGGGCGATCGTCGGCGACTGGTTCGCGAAGACCGACGAGATCCTGCTCGGCCGGACGACCTACGACATGATGCAGGCCTTCTGGTCCCAGATCACCGACCCGGACGACGTCGTGGCCACGGTGCTCAACACCCGGCCCAAGCACGTCGTCTCGACCACGCTGCGCGAGCCCTCGTGGCGCAACTCGTCCGTCATCGCCGGCGACGTCGTCGCGGCGGTGGAGCTGCTCAAGGCGAAGCCGGGCGGCGAGCTCCAGGTCCACGGCAGCTGCGCGCTGGCCCACACGCTGCACGACGCCGGCCTGATCGACCAGTACCGACTGATCGTCTTCCCCGTGGTCGTCGGCCAGGGGAAGCGGCTCTTCCGCGACGGCAGCGCCCCTGGGTCGTTCACCCTCATCGGCTCGACGACGACGTCCACGGGGGCCGTCGCCCTGACGCTGCAACCGGCCGGGGTGCTCGACCGCGGCGACATCGAGGTCATCGACGGCAAGGAAGTCATCCACCAGGCCTGA
- a CDS encoding RNA polymerase sigma factor — translation MSTRGTPDLDRVFREEHGRVVATLVRHFGDIDVAEEAAQEAYLIAVQRWPESGLPPNPGAWLTTTARNRAIDRIRRESIRDAKHAQAAMISDTSDWATAPVSSVVDDRLRLMFTCCHPALATGAQVALTLRLLGGLTVAEIASAFLVDEAAMAKRLTRSKQKIKAARIPYRVPSDAELPDRLSAVLATLFLIFNEGYLPSTPTAAPAGDGRPVVRTDLCVEAVRLTRILAALMPDDLEVLGLLALMLLTDARRPSRVEDGVLVLLAHQDRSRWDRALIAEGHDIVRACLRRGQPGRYQILAAINAVHTDARSLEDTDWRQIVALYDQLYAVDPTPVVALNRAVAVAETDGPEAALDILDTLDLAGYHAYQVTRADLLRRAGRRDAAVTAYRRALELATNPAEHAFLRTRLNELGARPASAG, via the coding sequence GTGTCGACGCGCGGGACGCCCGATCTCGACCGTGTCTTCCGGGAGGAGCACGGTCGGGTCGTCGCGACCCTGGTCCGCCACTTCGGCGACATCGACGTGGCCGAGGAGGCGGCCCAGGAGGCGTACCTCATCGCCGTGCAGCGCTGGCCCGAGTCCGGCCTGCCTCCGAACCCCGGGGCCTGGCTGACGACGACGGCCCGCAACCGGGCGATCGACCGGATCCGCCGCGAGTCGATCCGCGACGCCAAACATGCGCAGGCCGCCATGATCAGCGACACCAGCGACTGGGCCACCGCACCCGTCTCCTCGGTCGTGGACGACCGGCTCCGGCTGATGTTCACCTGCTGCCACCCGGCGCTGGCGACCGGCGCCCAGGTCGCGCTCACCCTGCGACTCCTCGGCGGCCTGACCGTCGCCGAGATCGCGAGCGCCTTCCTGGTCGACGAGGCGGCGATGGCGAAGCGGCTGACCCGGTCCAAGCAGAAGATCAAGGCGGCACGGATCCCGTACCGGGTGCCGTCGGACGCCGAGCTGCCCGACCGCCTGAGCGCGGTCCTCGCGACGCTCTTCCTCATCTTCAACGAGGGCTACCTACCCTCGACGCCGACCGCCGCACCGGCAGGCGACGGGCGCCCGGTGGTCCGGACCGACCTGTGCGTCGAGGCGGTCCGGCTGACGAGGATCCTCGCGGCCCTCATGCCGGACGACCTCGAGGTGCTCGGACTGCTCGCCCTGATGCTCCTGACCGACGCGCGCCGGCCGAGCCGGGTCGAGGACGGCGTCCTGGTCCTGCTGGCGCACCAGGACCGCTCCCGCTGGGATCGCGCCCTCATCGCCGAGGGCCACGACATCGTCCGCGCCTGCCTGCGCAGGGGACAGCCCGGCCGCTACCAGATCCTCGCCGCCATCAACGCCGTCCACACCGACGCCAGGAGTCTCGAAGACACGGACTGGCGCCAGATCGTCGCCCTCTACGACCAGCTGTACGCCGTGGACCCCACCCCCGTCGTCGCACTCAACCGTGCCGTCGCGGTCGCGGAGACGGACGGGCCAGAGGCGGCCCTCGACATCCTCGACACGCTCGACCTCGCCGGGTACCACGCCTACCAGGTCACCCGCGCGGACCTGCTCCGTCGAGCCGGGAGACGAGACGCGGCGGTGACGGCGTACCGGCGTGCTCTCGAGCTGGCGACCAACCCGGCCGAGCATGCGTTCCTTCGCACCCGACTGAACGAGCTCGGCGCTCGACCTGCCTCTGCTGGATGA